A single genomic interval of Tenuifilum sp. 4138str harbors:
- a CDS encoding Txe/YoeB family addiction module toxin gives MTRITFSKNSWEEYISWQNEDKKMLKKINELIKDIQKHPYEGIGKPEPLKYDLAGLWSRRIDREHRLVYQVIDQEILIYSCRYHYDR, from the coding sequence ATGACCCGAATTACATTTTCCAAAAATTCCTGGGAAGAATATATATCTTGGCAGAATGAGGATAAAAAAATGCTCAAAAAAATTAATGAGTTAATAAAAGACATTCAAAAGCATCCTTATGAAGGCATTGGAAAACCAGAACCTTTAAAATATGATTTGGCTGGTTTATGGTCAAGACGTATTGACCGAGAGCATCGGTTAGTTTATCAAGTCATTGATCAGGAAATTCTAATTTATAGTTGTAGATATCATTATGACAGATAA
- a CDS encoding serine hydrolase domain-containing protein yields MNWKRKLKVASVVVVVALAVYLALPQNHYIVRALIYQQVNIDDYKIFHNRTVKAGTPQPWRLHEKYNSYQLTNDQLKYFNDFRTVAFLVVKDTALLFESYWDGYGKDSYSNSFSMAKSIVSLLMGCALSDGYVKSIDEPVGNYLHEFAEGDKAKITIKHLLTMSSGLSWDESYSTLFSLTTQGYYGKNLPKLVLNQTVVKEPGKTFEYRSGDTQLLSLIIEKATGKTLADFASEKIWSKIGAEHDALWCLDRKDGVEKAFCCFNTNARDFARFGQLVLNGGRWNGEQIVPEEYLNESLTPASYLFDPETNKNVDFYGYQWWMINVDGYKTWYARGLLGQYIFVIPSLNAVVVRLGHVRNNNRIDGTPEDVYQYIRFGISIVKSIENNE; encoded by the coding sequence ATGAACTGGAAGCGAAAACTTAAGGTGGCCAGCGTAGTGGTTGTTGTAGCCCTTGCAGTATATTTGGCTTTGCCTCAGAACCATTACATTGTGCGGGCACTAATTTACCAGCAGGTAAATATCGACGACTACAAAATATTCCATAACCGTACCGTTAAGGCGGGTACGCCTCAACCCTGGAGGTTACATGAAAAGTACAACTCCTATCAGCTTACCAACGACCAGCTCAAATACTTTAACGATTTCCGCACAGTAGCCTTCCTGGTTGTAAAGGATACCGCCCTACTTTTTGAATCGTACTGGGATGGATACGGAAAAGATTCATACTCCAACTCGTTTTCAATGGCCAAGAGCATTGTTAGCCTGCTCATGGGGTGTGCCCTAAGCGATGGTTATGTGAAAAGTATCGATGAACCAGTTGGGAACTACCTCCATGAGTTTGCTGAGGGCGATAAGGCAAAAATCACCATAAAGCATCTGCTCACCATGAGTTCAGGGCTAAGCTGGGACGAATCGTATAGCACGCTATTCTCCCTTACCACACAGGGTTACTACGGCAAAAACCTGCCCAAGCTGGTGCTAAACCAAACGGTGGTAAAGGAACCCGGAAAGACCTTTGAGTACCGTAGCGGCGATACACAGCTGCTATCGCTCATTATTGAAAAGGCAACCGGTAAAACGCTGGCCGATTTCGCCTCGGAAAAGATATGGTCAAAGATTGGCGCCGAGCACGATGCCCTTTGGTGCTTGGACCGCAAGGATGGCGTTGAAAAGGCGTTCTGTTGCTTTAACACCAATGCCCGCGACTTTGCCCGCTTTGGTCAGTTGGTGCTGAACGGCGGCCGTTGGAATGGGGAACAGATTGTGCCGGAAGAATACCTTAACGAGTCGCTTACGCCGGCAAGTTACCTCTTTGACCCAGAAACTAACAAGAATGTCGATTTTTACGGTTACCAGTGGTGGATGATAAATGTTGATGGTTACAAGACCTGGTATGCTCGCGGTTTGCTGGGACAGTATATCTTTGTAATTCCTAGTTTGAATGCCGTGGTGGTTAGGTTGGGACACGTAAGGAATAACAACCGTATCGATGGCACTCCTGAGGATGTTTACCAGTATATCAGGTTTGGAATTAGTATTGTTAAAAGCATTGAAAACAATGAGTAG
- the glpK gene encoding glycerol kinase GlpK, whose amino-acid sequence MEKFIMALDQGTTSSRALIFDQKGNIRSMAQKEFQQIFPKPGWVEHDPNEIWSSQVAVAAEAMSKIGINGQNLHGIGITNQRETTIVWDRNTGEPINNAIVWQDRRTSSLCDELRAKGFTDTIRQKTGLVIDAYFSGTKVKWILDNVPGAREKANRGELAFGTVDTWLVWKLTRGRTHVTDVSNASRTMLFNINTLTWDKELLELLQIPESILPRVASSSEVYDHTNTTFFATKVPIAGIAGDQQAALFGQMCTSQGMVKNTYGTGCFILMNTGKKPFLSKNNLVTTIAWQVNGDTYYALEGSIFIGGAVVQWLRDGLGIIKSSAEVEELARQVPDNGDLYLVPSFTGMGAPHWDQYARGLMIGISRGTTRAHIARAALESIAFQTMDVLDVMAKDTGINLTELRVDGGASANNLLMQFQSDVLGINVVRPKTIETTAMGAAYLAGLATGYWKNIEEIANLWQLDKTFTPGMPAETLQKMKDKWADAVERAKSWHR is encoded by the coding sequence ATGGAAAAGTTTATAATGGCACTCGATCAGGGCACAACCAGTTCCCGCGCCCTGATTTTTGACCAAAAGGGGAACATTCGTTCCATGGCCCAAAAGGAATTTCAGCAGATTTTCCCTAAACCGGGCTGGGTTGAGCACGACCCCAACGAGATTTGGTCATCGCAGGTGGCGGTTGCAGCCGAAGCCATGTCGAAGATTGGGATTAACGGTCAAAATCTGCATGGCATAGGCATTACCAACCAACGCGAAACCACTATTGTTTGGGACAGGAATACCGGTGAACCCATCAATAACGCCATTGTTTGGCAGGATCGCAGAACTTCATCGCTTTGCGATGAGCTTAGGGCAAAGGGATTCACTGACACGATACGACAAAAAACCGGACTGGTGATTGATGCCTACTTTAGCGGAACAAAGGTTAAGTGGATACTCGATAATGTTCCCGGTGCACGCGAAAAGGCAAACCGTGGCGAGTTAGCCTTTGGTACAGTGGACACCTGGTTGGTGTGGAAGTTAACCCGCGGAAGAACCCACGTAACTGACGTTTCCAACGCCAGCCGAACCATGCTTTTCAACATTAACACCCTAACATGGGACAAAGAGCTGCTCGAACTTTTGCAAATCCCTGAGAGCATTTTGCCTCGCGTGGCCTCGTCGAGCGAGGTTTACGACCATACCAATACTACATTTTTTGCTACAAAAGTACCTATAGCAGGCATAGCTGGCGACCAACAGGCAGCCCTTTTTGGACAAATGTGTACCAGCCAGGGCATGGTTAAAAACACTTACGGAACCGGTTGCTTTATACTCATGAACACCGGGAAAAAACCTTTTCTCTCAAAAAATAATCTGGTAACCACTATTGCCTGGCAAGTAAATGGCGACACCTACTATGCCCTTGAAGGTAGTATTTTTATTGGCGGAGCTGTAGTGCAATGGCTACGCGATGGTTTAGGTATCATCAAAAGTAGCGCTGAGGTGGAGGAGTTGGCCCGCCAGGTACCCGACAATGGCGATTTATACCTTGTGCCAAGCTTTACCGGAATGGGTGCACCGCATTGGGATCAGTATGCACGCGGGTTGATGATTGGTATCTCTCGCGGAACAACACGTGCACACATTGCCAGAGCTGCTCTGGAAAGCATCGCCTTTCAAACCATGGATGTGCTTGATGTTATGGCTAAGGATACTGGCATAAACCTTACGGAATTGCGAGTTGATGGCGGCGCCTCAGCTAATAATCTGCTCATGCAGTTCCAATCCGATGTGCTTGGCATCAACGTTGTACGACCTAAAACAATAGAGACAACCGCTATGGGTGCAGCTTACCTGGCTGGGTTAGCCACGGGTTACTGGAAAAATATTGAGGAGATTGCCAACCTTTGGCAACTCGATAAAACTTTCACTCCCGGTATGCCAGCCGAAACCCTACAAAAAATGAAGGATAAATGGGCCGATGCTGTTGAAAGGGCAAAATCATGGCATAGATAG
- a CDS encoding type II toxin-antitoxin system Phd/YefM family antitoxin has product MMAANFTEFRTNLKKFLDNVVNNNETLIIKRGTGKGAVMMSLDEYNSIMETLHLLNSKANADRLYESIKQMKEGDVVRNKLIEE; this is encoded by the coding sequence ATGATGGCCGCAAATTTTACAGAGTTTAGAACAAACCTAAAGAAGTTTCTGGACAATGTTGTGAATAACAATGAAACCCTTATTATTAAGAGAGGAACGGGGAAAGGCGCAGTTATGATGTCGTTAGATGAGTATAACTCTATAATGGAAACTCTTCACTTGTTAAATTCTAAAGCAAATGCTGACAGACTTTATGAGTCAATTAAACAAATGAAGGAAGGGGATGTGGTTCGAAACAAACTTATCGAAGAATGA
- a CDS encoding tetratricopeptide repeat protein, giving the protein MKRTVVILVGLVIIAFAAYILLKPRLAQNSYNEGLKLLDSAKYELALEKFNRAIKLNPKRYDYYFKRGVTLAALNNDSLALADFSTAIGIDSTHFELYIERGVSYRKLKQYSQAMADLNRAIAMNDSSSKAYYQRGLLNAATMDFEQAIKDYNRSIELDGSNLEAFYSRGESLANLADFKGAIADYDKMIEGANATPEAYKKRGIFKLKIQDYNGAIADLEVALKELPKDEEALYSLGDAFANVQRFDDAIKVLDKAIAVNPKLPLAYGVKGGALLRKGEFKQAVVAFNKAIELKPDYLKAYYGRGVARAFQKDYKGSITDFNKVISIDPNYVQAYYNRAVSKAIMGNHKDAIPDYDVIIKADPKNAEAYYNRGISKMNVQEFKSGCDDFRKALELGYKPAEQMVNIYCPKENK; this is encoded by the coding sequence ATGAAACGCACTGTGGTTATACTTGTTGGGCTGGTTATCATAGCTTTTGCAGCCTACATTTTGCTTAAGCCCCGTTTGGCGCAAAACAGTTACAATGAAGGTTTAAAGCTGCTCGATTCGGCCAAGTATGAGCTTGCCCTTGAAAAGTTTAACAGAGCCATTAAGTTAAACCCAAAACGCTACGATTACTACTTTAAGCGCGGTGTAACCCTTGCCGCATTAAATAACGACTCGCTGGCTTTGGCCGATTTTAGTACGGCTATTGGTATTGATTCAACCCATTTTGAGCTGTACATTGAACGTGGAGTATCGTACCGTAAGCTAAAGCAGTATTCGCAGGCCATGGCTGACCTGAACCGGGCTATAGCAATGAACGATTCCAGCTCAAAGGCATACTACCAGCGTGGGTTGTTAAACGCTGCAACCATGGATTTTGAGCAAGCCATCAAGGACTATAACCGCAGCATTGAGCTCGATGGCTCAAACCTTGAGGCATTTTACAGCCGTGGCGAGTCGCTGGCAAACCTTGCCGACTTTAAGGGAGCAATTGCCGATTACGATAAGATGATTGAAGGGGCTAACGCTACCCCTGAGGCCTACAAGAAGAGGGGAATCTTTAAACTCAAAATTCAGGATTACAATGGGGCAATTGCCGATTTGGAGGTAGCTCTAAAGGAACTCCCCAAGGACGAGGAAGCCCTTTATAGCCTTGGTGATGCCTTTGCCAATGTGCAGCGATTCGACGATGCCATTAAGGTACTCGATAAGGCCATTGCGGTTAACCCTAAATTGCCATTGGCTTACGGAGTAAAGGGTGGAGCATTGCTCCGTAAGGGTGAGTTCAAGCAGGCCGTTGTTGCTTTCAATAAAGCCATTGAGCTTAAGCCCGATTACCTTAAAGCTTACTACGGCAGGGGTGTTGCCCGTGCGTTCCAAAAGGATTACAAGGGTTCAATTACCGATTTCAACAAGGTGATTTCCATTGACCCCAATTACGTTCAGGCTTACTACAACCGTGCCGTTTCAAAGGCAATTATGGGCAACCATAAGGATGCCATCCCCGATTATGATGTTATCATTAAGGCCGACCCCAAGAATGCCGAGGCATACTATAACCGCGGTATCTCAAAAATGAACGTTCAGGAGTTCAAGTCGGGGTGTGACGATTTCCGCAAAGCTTTGGAGCTAGGCTACAAACCAGCTGAGCAGATGGTTAACATCTACTGTCCCAAAGAAAATAAGTAA
- a CDS encoding glycerol-3-phosphate dehydrogenase/oxidase: MNREQMLSQAVSNDQGFDFVIIGGGATGIGIALEAATRGYRTLLLEKHDFTKSTSSKSTKLVHGGVRYLAQGDIALVREACIERGRLLKNAPHLVKNQSFVIPTFGWFDELMYTVGLTFYDLLAGRYSLGRSLRVSKKRALEYIPTIEPKKITAGVVYHDGQFDDSRLAINVLQTATEHGAMVLNYMNVVKLTKNTNSIVDGVVAEDLETGRSYTFHGKAIINATGVFADDVLQMDIPGQAKTISPSQGVHVVLDKSFLPGNHAMMIPKTDDGRVLFAVPWHNRIVVGTTDTPIPNASLEPVALEEEIEFILNTAGRYLTKAPKRSDVLSVFAGLRPLAAPKGDSKKTKEISRSHKIIVTQSELFTMVGGKWTTFRRMAEDMVNKVEAVKGWEKSKSRTRNLKIHGYTNNVNHSDPLYVYGTDKEKILELARVEHVLGETLSQSLGIIKAQVVWAVRHEMARNVEDFLARRTRCLLLDARESMRIAPAVAAIMARELNRDKNWEREQVENYLAIAQNYILS, encoded by the coding sequence GTAATTATTGGGGGTGGTGCAACAGGTATAGGAATTGCTCTTGAAGCAGCAACCCGTGGCTATAGAACACTGCTACTGGAAAAACATGATTTCACCAAATCAACCTCGAGTAAAAGTACCAAGCTGGTACATGGCGGGGTGCGGTATTTGGCTCAAGGCGATATTGCTTTGGTGCGCGAGGCCTGTATCGAGCGAGGAAGGTTACTAAAAAATGCTCCCCACTTAGTAAAAAATCAAAGCTTTGTGATTCCAACCTTTGGCTGGTTCGATGAGCTGATGTACACCGTTGGCCTAACGTTTTACGATTTACTGGCAGGCCGCTACAGCCTTGGGCGTTCGCTCAGGGTTTCAAAGAAAAGAGCGCTGGAGTACATTCCAACCATCGAACCTAAAAAGATTACTGCCGGTGTGGTTTACCACGATGGCCAATTCGACGATTCGCGCCTGGCCATAAATGTCCTTCAAACAGCAACCGAACATGGTGCCATGGTGCTTAACTACATGAACGTGGTTAAACTCACCAAAAACACTAACAGTATTGTCGACGGAGTTGTGGCTGAGGATTTGGAAACGGGCAGGAGCTACACTTTCCATGGAAAAGCAATAATAAACGCAACCGGCGTTTTTGCTGACGACGTACTGCAAATGGACATCCCCGGCCAGGCAAAAACCATATCGCCAAGTCAGGGTGTTCATGTTGTGCTCGACAAAAGCTTTTTACCCGGCAACCATGCCATGATGATACCCAAAACCGACGATGGACGGGTACTATTTGCTGTTCCGTGGCACAACCGCATTGTGGTTGGAACTACCGATACTCCCATACCTAACGCATCGCTTGAACCTGTTGCGCTTGAAGAGGAAATAGAATTTATTCTGAACACTGCCGGCCGATACCTAACCAAAGCACCCAAACGAAGCGATGTGCTAAGCGTATTTGCGGGATTACGGCCGCTTGCAGCACCTAAAGGCGATTCAAAGAAAACCAAAGAAATATCCCGGAGCCATAAAATCATTGTAACCCAGTCAGAGCTCTTTACCATGGTGGGAGGCAAGTGGACAACCTTCCGCAGGATGGCTGAGGATATGGTGAATAAGGTTGAAGCGGTTAAGGGCTGGGAGAAAAGTAAATCAAGAACCCGGAACCTGAAAATTCATGGTTACACAAACAATGTTAACCATAGCGACCCGCTCTATGTGTATGGAACCGACAAGGAAAAGATACTTGAACTGGCAAGGGTAGAGCATGTACTTGGCGAAACCTTAAGCCAGAGTCTTGGCATTATTAAAGCCCAAGTGGTGTGGGCAGTTCGCCATGAAATGGCCCGTAATGTGGAAGACTTTTTGGCGCGTCGTACCCGATGCCTGCTCCTCGATGCTCGCGAGAGTATGCGCATTGCACCTGCGGTAGCAGCTATAATGGCAAGGGAATTGAACCGTGATAAAAACTGGGAACGCGAACAGGTGGAAAATTACTTAGCTATTGCACAGAACTACATTCTTAGCTAA
- the pyrH gene encoding UMP kinase: MKYKRILLKLSGEALMGDDKYGINTQVLTSYAKQIKEVADLGVEIGIVIGGGNIFRGLSGVSKGFDRVKGDQMGMLATVINSLALQSAIEGAGGKAKVFTATKMEPVGELYTKAKVLEGFQQGYVAIIAGGTGNPFFTTDTASALRGVEIEAEVLLKGTRVDGVYTADPEKDKKAVKFDELTFTEAYEKKLKVMDLTAFTMCSENNLPILVFDMNTLGNLMKVVTGERIGTLVKN, from the coding sequence ATAAAGTATAAACGGATACTGCTTAAACTTAGCGGCGAAGCGCTTATGGGCGACGATAAGTACGGCATTAACACCCAGGTGCTTACCAGCTATGCCAAACAGATAAAGGAGGTTGCTGACCTTGGCGTTGAAATTGGGATTGTTATTGGTGGGGGAAATATTTTTCGGGGTTTGAGTGGCGTTTCCAAAGGATTCGACCGGGTAAAGGGCGACCAGATGGGAATGCTAGCCACTGTAATTAACAGTTTGGCCTTACAATCGGCCATTGAGGGAGCAGGCGGAAAAGCTAAGGTTTTTACCGCCACCAAGATGGAGCCTGTTGGTGAGCTCTACACCAAAGCAAAAGTTTTGGAAGGATTCCAACAAGGTTATGTTGCAATAATTGCAGGTGGAACAGGTAACCCATTCTTCACTACCGATACCGCTTCAGCTTTACGTGGAGTTGAAATCGAGGCAGAGGTTCTTCTGAAGGGAACTCGGGTTGATGGTGTTTACACAGCCGATCCCGAAAAGGATAAAAAAGCTGTTAAATTCGATGAACTCACTTTTACAGAAGCGTACGAGAAAAAACTTAAGGTGATGGATCTTACTGCCTTTACGATGTGTAGCGAGAATAACCTTCCTATCCTTGTATTCGATATGAACACCCTGGGCAACCTAATGAAAGTTGTTACCGGCGAAAGAATTGGTACATTGGTAAAAAATTAA
- a CDS encoding M28 family metallopeptidase, protein MTSTYRYVFKGLLALMLFGIVVSCSKDDEIVDPTSKPDPEIAQLTKKIHADSIAATIGMLQGMGTRFALAENRRDVAVAIMNKFKSYGYATARLDSFQLNVYFRNQYYETWQYNVVCTLPGVEFPDSLTIIGGHHDCILRSTEPESPLDVAPGADDNASGVAVTLEIARVLKQSGFAPRTTIVFATFAAEELGLYGSQHMTNRLSDTLAKVKFMLNNDMVSFCPVADSTGWYLNVIDYPNSVDFRKHAQKICSTYTLLKTVNDNTYRNYSDSYNFYLRSYKSLFFISQHDDPNYHKLTDLLSNQNPRFAREVAKLNCALIVEANK, encoded by the coding sequence ATGACTTCTACCTATCGTTATGTATTTAAGGGGCTGTTGGCACTAATGCTATTTGGTATTGTGGTGTCCTGTTCAAAGGACGACGAAATTGTTGACCCCACCAGTAAGCCCGATCCTGAAATTGCCCAGTTAACCAAAAAAATCCATGCCGATAGCATTGCTGCTACAATTGGCATGCTACAGGGAATGGGTACACGTTTTGCACTGGCCGAAAACAGGCGCGATGTAGCCGTTGCAATAATGAATAAGTTTAAAAGCTACGGATACGCTACTGCCCGTCTCGATTCATTCCAGCTTAACGTATATTTCCGAAATCAGTACTATGAAACCTGGCAGTACAATGTGGTTTGTACTTTGCCAGGGGTTGAGTTCCCCGATAGCCTTACCATTATTGGGGGGCATCACGATTGTATTCTACGAAGTACTGAACCCGAAAGCCCTCTTGACGTGGCTCCCGGTGCCGATGATAACGCCAGCGGCGTTGCGGTAACCCTTGAAATTGCCAGAGTTCTTAAGCAATCGGGTTTTGCACCCCGAACAACCATTGTTTTTGCAACCTTTGCTGCCGAGGAACTTGGCCTCTATGGTAGCCAGCATATGACCAACCGTTTATCCGATACTTTGGCTAAGGTGAAATTCATGCTCAATAACGATATGGTATCGTTCTGCCCGGTTGCCGATTCAACGGGTTGGTACCTCAATGTTATTGATTATCCCAATTCGGTTGATTTTAGGAAGCATGCACAAAAAATCTGTTCAACCTACACCCTGCTCAAAACGGTTAACGACAATACCTACCGAAACTATAGCGATAGCTATAACTTTTACCTCAGGAGCTACAAATCGCTTTTCTTCATAAGCCAGCACGACGACCCCAACTACCACAAGCTAACCGACTTACTCTCAAACCAAAACCCACGTTTTGCGCGCGAGGTGGCTAAACTCAACTGTGCGTTGATAGTTGAAGCCAATAAATAA
- the frr gene encoding ribosome recycling factor: MNLDDAKKVIDIAESKMQKAIEHLDNELRVIRAGRANPAMLSGVMVDYYGTMTPLTQVASVGSPDARTIVVQPWEKKMIDPIEKAIMAANLGFNPQNNGESIRIMVPPLTEERRKDLVKQVKHEGENARVSIRNARRDALEEIKKMQKNGLPEDAAKDAETKIQKITDNYNKKVDDVLHKKEQEILTV, translated from the coding sequence ATGAACCTTGACGATGCAAAAAAAGTTATAGATATTGCCGAGAGCAAGATGCAAAAGGCCATTGAGCATTTGGATAATGAGCTTAGGGTTATCAGAGCCGGAAGGGCAAACCCGGCCATGCTTTCCGGTGTTATGGTTGACTACTACGGAACAATGACCCCGCTCACCCAGGTGGCAAGCGTGGGCAGCCCCGATGCCCGTACCATTGTGGTGCAACCCTGGGAAAAAAAGATGATCGACCCTATTGAGAAAGCCATCATGGCCGCCAACCTTGGCTTTAACCCCCAAAACAACGGCGAATCGATTCGCATAATGGTACCTCCCCTAACCGAGGAGCGCCGCAAGGATTTGGTTAAGCAGGTAAAGCACGAGGGTGAGAATGCCCGCGTGAGCATTCGCAACGCCCGCCGCGATGCCCTTGAGGAAATCAAGAAGATGCAGAAAAATGGCCTGCCCGAGGACGCTGCTAAGGATGCTGAAACCAAAATCCAAAAGATTACCGACAACTACAATAAGAAAGTAGATGATGTGCTCCACAAAAAGGAGCAGGAAATACTTACCGTTTAG